The following DNA comes from Methanomassiliicoccales archaeon LGM-DZ1.
CCCGTCCTGATCTATCTGCTGATCCGCAACAGAAGCAGAACGATTGGCTAATTCTTACCAATCGGGAGCGCAGCGACCTCTGAGTTCACAGATTATCAGTAATCCTTCGATGCCAGGAATTCCCCTAACATCCTGAACCTGAACCCGCACATATCAGCCGTAAGGGAGATCGGCTCCAGGGACACGATGTGCTTCGGGAAGAAGTCCGGAGCGTACCTGAATGCGGCCAGTTCCCTTTTCGCGTTGCCGTCATCGAGCTTCTGCACCGTGCGGACGTATATCCTCAGGCCGTTCCTGATGCCCATGAGGGAAACGCGGACGCTGCCGGCATAGGCGTCGAAGACCGTGTACCCCCGGCGGGCCAGTTCCGCAGCGATGAAGCGCTCGGCATCCTCGGGACTTAATGCTTCATTATCCGGAAACGAAGCGGGCAAATACCTGCTCTTACCTGAAATGGGCTTCCCTGACTCTATGTCGAATGCTTGAATTTTCAAGTACCATGTGTATTCAGAATCGGAACTCATCATTCGCCTCCGCACAGTTGTCTGAGGCCTCGAAAGATTTGGTGAAGCAATAATCTGAAGCAATTTGCAATTTAAAAGAAATTCAGACATCTGGCACATGCAATCGCATTGATGATTTTTAAGATTCTTCGGTTGTTTGTGGAGTTTTCCTTCGGTTGTTTGACGGAAGATTCTTCGGTTGCCTCCCCGATTTGTAGGAAGATTCTTCGGTTGTTTGTGGAGTTTTCCTTCGGTTGTTTGACGGATGGCCCTTCATCCGTCTGCCGGATCCCCCGCGACCGCCGCCCCGCGCGCGGGTGTCTTTTAAATAAGGGGTAAGCATCGGACATGGCACGGGATTCCGTTCCCGTCGGAAATGTACCGTCTAACGGCGAATCCGGAAGGTGATTATCATGGCAGAAGAATCTACCGAGAAAAAGGCCCCCCAGGGCAAGAGCATGTACAAGTACATCGCCGAGGCCTGGGCCGACAGCAGGAACACCTATGTGAAAGCCCTCAACCAGGAGAGGCGCATCAAGTGGAGGAGCGAAGAGAACTTCCTCCGCATCGAGAAGCCCACCAGGCTCGACAGGGCCCACGCGCTCGGCTACAAGGCCAAGCAGGGATACGTCCTCGTCAGGGCCAAGGTGAGGAAGGGTGCCTACCGCAAGAGGCACATCAACACCGGAAGGAGGGCGAAGAGGAAGGGAGAGGAACAGCTCATCGTCAGCAAATCCCTCCAGTCCATCGCCGAGGAGAGGACCCAGAAGCGCTATCAGAACCTCGAGGTCCTGAACTCCTACTGGGTCGGAGCGGACGGACAGAACGAGTGGTACGAGATCATCCTCGTCGACCCCGCATGCCCTGTCATCCAGCATGACCCCAAGATCAACTGGATCTGCAACAACAAGCACAAGAACCGCGTCTACCGCGGACTGACCGCGGCCGGAAGGAAGGGACGCGGCCTCCAGAACAAGGGTCACGGCGCCGAGAAGGTCAGGCCTTCCGGCGGTGCCAACGGCAACAGGAACAACTGAGTTCCCTGCCCCGCCAAACTTCTTCCCCGTCCCCTTTACGGGGCGGGTTTTTCTTTCGTTCGATTTGATGGCTGCAGGTGGCTTGCAGGCTTCGGCGCCTGTCCGATCCGCGTCCGGCAACAGTTTTAACGCCGCTCCATGTTCTCATAGCGGGATAATCAATGGACCGCATCGCCGCCGCACTTGAACTGACCGTCAGACCTGTCGCGATATACCGCTCCGCGGAGATCCCCGCGGATGCCGATGTGCCGCAGGGCCACTGCTCCATTCCCCCTCTCCTGCTGAAATGTGCCAGGACCGGGAAGAAGTGTGCCGCCGACAAGGCACACATCTATTGCCACGGGGCGGTCAGCGGGTTCGGCTTTGGCGGCATCCCCGACAGGGAATCTACGGCCTGCGCCATGTCCACCGGCGTTCCCGGGTCAAAGCATCCCGCCAAGCTGCATTTCAGGAACCCTGACATCGCGAAGGCCCGCCTCTCCGGGATCCCGGACATCGGCGACGGGAACGACGCCATAGTCTTCCAGGACCTCGGAGAGGCCGAGGCCGAGAAGAGGCCCGTGGAGGTGGTCGTCTTCATCGCCGACCCGACGAGGATCTCGGCTCTGGCACAGCTCGCTTCCTTCGGCTACGAGGGCGAGGGGCAGGCAGTGATCATGCCTTACGGGCACGCCTGCCAGCAGATCTACGCCATCCCCGCCGGAGAAGGGATGAAGGAGCACCCCCGCGCCGTGGTCGGCTTCACCGACCTTTATGCGAGGCGCTACATCGACCGCGATAAGATGACCTTCGCCGTGCCATACAGCCTCTATCGGAGGATGGAGGCCGATGTGCCCTCGTCCTTCATGGGGGCCGAGGGCTGGAAGGACACCCTCGGCAGATGCCTCTGACCGGCGGTCAGGCGTGCCTGATCCCGGTTGCCGCGGCGATATCGCTGTCCGTGGTGCAGAGGTCGTCGAGACCCAGATCATGGATGTCGTCATGGCCGGTGACCCTGGCGAAGACCCTGAGCTCCTCGGAGAGCGCTTTGAGGTAATTCCCCACGCGGACCGCTCCCTTGGAGAGGTCCAGCCTCGATTCGAGCTCCGGGTCCTGGGTGGCGATGCCCATGGGGCAGCGGCCGGAACCGCAGGCCCTGTACCTCTGGCACCCGAGGGCGATGAGCGGTCCCGATGCGAGCGCGACGGCGTCCGCCCCCATGGCGATGGCCTTGGCGCAGTCCCCTCCGGTCCTGAGGCCGCCCGTGATGACGAGCTCCTGGGTCATCCCGTGGGCGTCCATGTACCTCCTGGCGCGGGCGAGGGCGTAGACCGTGGGCACCGAGGACGCGTCCCGGAGGAACTTGGGCGAGGACCCGGTGGCCCCGCCCCTGCCGTCGATCGTGATGAAATCGCACCCGGAATGAGATATGAACTCCAGGTCGTCCTCGATTCTCTCGGCGGCGATCTTGACCCCTATCGGTTTGCCCCCGGTCCTCTCCCTGAGCGTCGACACCATGTCCCTGAGGTCCTCGGGGGAGTTTATCTCGGGGAACCTCGACGGGCTCTGGATGTCCTGCCCCGGAGGCTTCCCGCGCATCTCTGCTATCGCAGGCGTGACCTTGGCGCCCGGAAGATGCCCGCCCATGCCGGGCTTGGTGCCTTGGCCGATCTTGATCTCCACTGCGGAGCATCTCCCGAACGTCGCGTCGCTGACGCTGTACTTGTTAGGGACGTACTCGAAGATGTAATGGTCGGAGGCCTCCATCTCCGCGGGGAGGGCCCCGCCCTCTCCCGAGCACATCGCGGACCCGGCGGCGGAAGCTCCCATGGCGAGAGCGGTCTTCGCCGTCGCGGAGAGCGCCCCGAAGCTCATGTGGGATATGAAAATCGGATTGTCCAGGACCATGGGCCTGGCGGCCGAGGTTCCGATGACCGTGCTTATGTTCACCGGGGCGCCGTCGTCCAGGGGAGGATGGGCGAGCTGCCCTCCCAGGATCAGGATGTCGTCGAACTTCGGCACCGGCAGGAGGGTGTCCATGGCCTGCCCGGGACTCTTCCCGGTCGCGGCCATCTCGTGGATCTCGTCCAGGACCCCGCCGTCATGCTTGATCAGGCTCGGATCGAACTCCGAGTCCCGGCCGCCGCCGTGATGCTCGGGGCCGGGCTGCCCGGACTGACCGGAGGGCGGGCAGTCCTCCAGGAGGATGAAGTTCTCCTTCCTCTCGCCGCACATGATGCAGACCCAGTCATCGGGGAGGCTGTCGAAGGGAACGCCCTCGAACGCCTCATCGTAGATCCATCCGCAGGTCGGGCACTGGTAGCGCCTGGGCGCCCTCGGGCCGCCGGAGGCCGCCGGAACGTTTTTCGGCCCGTCGGCGATCCTCTTGAAGGCGCTTTTCGGCGATCCGCAGACGGGGCAGACCCAGTCATCGGGGAGGCTGTCGAAAGGGACCTTCTGATCAGCATCGTCGTAGATCCACCCGCACAGGGTGCACTGGTATCTCGCCATGAGGCCTGATTGGCGCGGCGGTTAATAATGTGAACGACCGGGGAATGTCATTCCGCGGAACGGCCCCAGGAGGGGGATTCCTCCGCCTCTTTCCTGATCGCCGCCACTCTCTCCGCCACCTCGGCATCGGTCATCCCGACGGTCGGGAAGAACGCCGGCCGGTCGCGGGAGGCGGGGTCGAACCCGGCGGCCTCCTCCAGCCCGTACCCGAACACGTACCCCAGGTTGCGCTCGACGCGGAATCCGGGATCGATGACCTTCAGGCGGGGGTCGTACTGCCTGAGCACGCCGAGCCCGTAGTCCCCGACCACGTAGACCCTGCATCCCCTCTTCATCATCAGCCAGGCGCTCAGGAGGCCGCGGTCGTCATCGACATAGGCGACCACCCTCCCCTGGGTGCCCAGGGGCAGGCCGGCATGGGCGTAGATGTACTCCTGGAAGTAGTACGTCTTCTTCGGCCTGACCTCCACCCAGAAGGTGATGTCGGGTTCGCTGAGGTTCACCTTCGGGTGCTTGTCCAGGTTGGCGTCCCAGATGGCGTCGCCGACCTGCCTGGCTATGTCCATGGAGGTGTACTTCTGGCCCCCTTCCCTGCGGGCGCGGACAGCGAAGGTCTTCCCGTCGGCCATGCGCGTCTTGGAGTATTCCGCGAGCGCGGCGCATATCTCCTCCGGGTCGGTGCTGTCCAGTTCCTCGGCGACGCTCAGCGAGGAGACCCCGAAGACCTTCCTCACGGACCTTATGGCCGCCTGGATGTCCCCGGCGGTGATGTAGAAGCGTGCCTGGCCCTTCTCCACCAGGGATTCGACCCCGTCGGCCTCCAGCATCTGCATGAGATTGTCTTTCATGCGGTTCTCCCAGCGGTTGCGGACCGCCGAGCCTTTGAGGCCGATTTCCGAATACCTGATCAGCAGCACTGCCATCGCATTCCCAATCGGGCGGAGGTCTTTCTACTTATCGACCCCGGCCGAGATGATGCGCCGTGCGGACGTTGGATCCGACACCCGACCGTTATTGCAACATGCATCGGATGCCGACGTCCGTAGAACATTGCTTATCGTTCCTCGCGCATAGCCCCGGCATGACCTCGACCGTAAAGGTAAACATGCGCGTCTGCGACAAGAAATGCAGGATCACCGCCACCCACAAGGAGAACGGGGACCTCATCGAGATCGTCTCGGACTGCAGCAAGCTGCAGAAGATGGGGGAGGACCTGAAAGAGGTGTCCTCGGACGATATCATGGACGTATACCACAGCAGGATCATGTCCCCCGAGGTGCGCGGGAACGTCTGCTTCGAGTGCCTCGCCGTGCCGGCGGTATTCAACGCCGCCTGGCTCGAGGAGGGCATGATCTCCAAGAACCTGGCCCGGAAATCCGGAAGCAACTCTGTTGAATTCGACGAGCTCTGAAACGTTTTCCCCCGCCGGGGGGCATCGGGCCCGCTCCCGGCGGAGTTCGCGTCAGTTTATTATCTGTCCCCTTCATGGAGAGGCCCGATGGAACCCTTCCTGCTCCTGGTGCTCATGGTCATCGCGGTCGGCGCGGGCATAGTGGGCGCCCTGTTCGGCCTCGGAGGCGGCATCGTCTTCGTCCCGGTGCTGACGATCCTCTTCGGGCTCGATGCCACCGAGGCGACCGCCGCCTCCCTCGTCGGGATTGTGGCGACCTCCACAGGCTCGGCCACCAGCTACATCAGGAAAGGGATGTCGAACGTCCGCCTCGGGATGATGATGGAGATCACGACGACCCTGGGAGCGGTATCGGGTGCGATAATCGCCGCCTACCTGGACAACACCGTCCTCATCGTGCTGTTCGCCGCCGTGATGCTGTACTCCGGCATCAAGATGGGCCTGTCCCCCGAGAGGCATTATGCCAGCACCGACGAGAAGGACTCCCGGTTCACCTTCTCCTACGTCGAGGCGGGCGCGGAGCCCTCTGAGCAGAAGTACACCGTCCAGCACGTGCGCGGCGGGATGGCCCTGTGCACGGTGGCCGGAGCGGTATCGTCGATGACCGGCATCGGAGGGGGGTCGATAAAGGTCCCCCTCATGAACATCTACATGCACCTGCCCATTAAGGTCGCCACCGCCACCAGCAACTACATGATCGGGATAACTGCATTCTCCGGGGCGGTTATCTACTTCCTGATGGGGGAGATTATCCTAGACGTCGCCGCCGCGGTCGCCATCGGAGCATATATCGGGGCCAGGCTGGGCACCCGCATCAGCTCCAGGATCAACGCCAAGGCGCTCAAGAGGTACATGACCGTGGTCTACTTCTTCATAGCCGCCGTGATGCTGTGCCAGGCAGGAGGGATCATATGAGCCTGAACTCCGACACCTCCAACGTCCTCCACTGGGGGACCCTCATAGGGCTGTCCATCATGTGCGTGGGATTGCTGCTGAGCGTCCTGGACGTCACGGACCTCCTGCTGGCGGCCGGGATACTGGTCCTCATCTTCACTCCGGTCGCCGGGATAGCGGCGGCCACTTACAACCTGAGGAAGGAGCACGATACGTTCTGGACGAGGATCGCCTACGCCCTGTGCTGCGTGATCGTGATAGGCATGCTGGCGACCGTGTTCCTCTGAACCGCCCGCCGGGGAAACCGAAGGCTGTCCGGGGCCCGGTCAGGAGAGCGAGGTCCCGATCTCCTTGATCCTGGCTATGATTGAGTCGATCGTAGCGTGGTCCAGGTTGGGGTTGAGGAGCGTGAACTTCAGCATCACGCGGCCGTCCATGACGGTCTGCCCGATGACTGTGCCCTCGTCCATCAGGCGGCGCCTGATCCCCTTGTTGACCCCGTCGCCCCTGTCCAGGGCGAACACGACCGAGGAGATCTCCGGTTCCACGGGGGCGATGAAGTCTGGGTCGCCGGAGATCCTGCGGTAGAAGTAGGCGGCGTTCTCCACGGCGGTGTCGATGAGCCTCCCGTAGCCTTCCTCTCCGCGGGTCTGGAAGGCCATGAAGACCTTCAGGGCGTCGAAGCGGCGGGTGGTCTGCATGGACTTGCCGACCAGGTTGATGTATCCCTCCTCCTCGTCCTCCTCGCGGTTGAGGTAATCGGCGTGGAGCTCGAAGCATTTCAGCCTCTCCCCGTCCTTCATCAGCAGGGCCGAGCAGGAGATCGGGAGCAGGAACATCTTGTGGAAGTCCACCGTGACCGAGTCGCAAAGGGAGACCGCGGAGATCCTCTCCCTGTACTTCCTGCTCATGATGAGCCCGGAGCCGTAGGCGGCGTCGGCGTGGAGGTGCATGCCGTAGCGGTCGCAGAGCGCCCTCATGCCGCGGGCGTCGTCGATGGACCCGAAGTCGGTCGTCCCGAGGGTGGCGACGGCGCAGAACGGGAAGAGCCCCGCCCTGACGTCCTCCTCGAGCATCTCCGCGAACGCGCCGAGGTCCATCCTGCACTTGGAGTCCACTGGGACCTTCCTGACCGCCTCATACCCCATCCCGAGGATGTGGCAGGCCTTCTCCATGGTGAAGTGGGAGACATCGGACGCATACAGGCGCAGCTTCCCGAACTCGGGGGGCAGGCCTTTCTTCTTGACGTCCCAGCCGAACTTCTCCATGCAGTACCAGTCGCGGGCGGCCAGTATGGCCGAGATGTTGGACTGGGAGCCGCCGGAGGTGAAGCACCCGTCGGCGGTCTCGGGCGGGAAGCCGTAGAGCCCCTCCAGGCCCCTGATCATGCTGACCTCGAGCTCGGTGGCGGCGGGCCCCTGGTCCCAGCTGTCCATGCTGTCGTTGAAGCAGGCGATGATGAGCTCCGAGCAGATCGACTCTGTCAGCGCGGGCGAGTGCAGGTGGGGCATGTACTTGACGGACCAGGTGCGCAGCATGTTCGGCAGGATGACCTTCTCGGTCTCCTCCAGGACCTTATCGAAACCCTTCCCCTGAACGGG
Coding sequences within:
- a CDS encoding 50S ribosomal protein L15e, with amino-acid sequence MAEESTEKKAPQGKSMYKYIAEAWADSRNTYVKALNQERRIKWRSEENFLRIEKPTRLDRAHALGYKAKQGYVLVRAKVRKGAYRKRHINTGRRAKRKGEEQLIVSKSLQSIAEERTQKRYQNLEVLNSYWVGADGQNEWYEIILVDPACPVIQHDPKINWICNNKHKNRVYRGLTAAGRKGRGLQNKGHGAEKVRPSGGANGNRNN
- a CDS encoding DUF169 domain-containing protein, which codes for MDRIAAALELTVRPVAIYRSAEIPADADVPQGHCSIPPLLLKCARTGKKCAADKAHIYCHGAVSGFGFGGIPDRESTACAMSTGVPGSKHPAKLHFRNPDIAKARLSGIPDIGDGNDAIVFQDLGEAEAEKRPVEVVVFIADPTRISALAQLASFGYEGEGQAVIMPYGHACQQIYAIPAGEGMKEHPRAVVGFTDLYARRYIDRDKMTFAVPYSLYRRMEADVPSSFMGAEGWKDTLGRCL
- a CDS encoding glutamate synthase-related protein, which translates into the protein MARYQCTLCGWIYDDADQKVPFDSLPDDWVCPVCGSPKSAFKRIADGPKNVPAASGGPRAPRRYQCPTCGWIYDEAFEGVPFDSLPDDWVCIMCGERKENFILLEDCPPSGQSGQPGPEHHGGGRDSEFDPSLIKHDGGVLDEIHEMAATGKSPGQAMDTLLPVPKFDDILILGGQLAHPPLDDGAPVNISTVIGTSAARPMVLDNPIFISHMSFGALSATAKTALAMGASAAGSAMCSGEGGALPAEMEASDHYIFEYVPNKYSVSDATFGRCSAVEIKIGQGTKPGMGGHLPGAKVTPAIAEMRGKPPGQDIQSPSRFPEINSPEDLRDMVSTLRERTGGKPIGVKIAAERIEDDLEFISHSGCDFITIDGRGGATGSSPKFLRDASSVPTVYALARARRYMDAHGMTQELVITGGLRTGGDCAKAIAMGADAVALASGPLIALGCQRYRACGSGRCPMGIATQDPELESRLDLSKGAVRVGNYLKALSEELRVFARVTGHDDIHDLGLDDLCTTDSDIAAATGIRHA
- a CDS encoding THUMP domain-containing protein; this translates as MAVLLIRYSEIGLKGSAVRNRWENRMKDNLMQMLEADGVESLVEKGQARFYITAGDIQAAIRSVRKVFGVSSLSVAEELDSTDPEEICAALAEYSKTRMADGKTFAVRARREGGQKYTSMDIARQVGDAIWDANLDKHPKVNLSEPDITFWVEVRPKKTYYFQEYIYAHAGLPLGTQGRVVAYVDDDRGLLSAWLMMKRGCRVYVVGDYGLGVLRQYDPRLKVIDPGFRVERNLGYVFGYGLEEAAGFDPASRDRPAFFPTVGMTDAEVAERVAAIRKEAEESPSWGRSAE
- a CDS encoding sulfite exporter TauE/SafE family protein; amino-acid sequence: MEPFLLLVLMVIAVGAGIVGALFGLGGGIVFVPVLTILFGLDATEATAASLVGIVATSTGSATSYIRKGMSNVRLGMMMEITTTLGAVSGAIIAAYLDNTVLIVLFAAVMLYSGIKMGLSPERHYASTDEKDSRFTFSYVEAGAEPSEQKYTVQHVRGGMALCTVAGAVSSMTGIGGGSIKVPLMNIYMHLPIKVATATSNYMIGITAFSGAVIYFLMGEIILDVAAAVAIGAYIGARLGTRISSRINAKALKRYMTVVYFFIAAVMLCQAGGII
- a CDS encoding DUF1634 domain-containing protein; the protein is MSLNSDTSNVLHWGTLIGLSIMCVGLLLSVLDVTDLLLAAGILVLIFTPVAGIAAATYNLRKEHDTFWTRIAYALCCVIVIGMLATVFL
- a CDS encoding pyridoxal-dependent decarboxylase — protein: MPASDSIPVLLSDSEDVKKRFTEMIEETLRAVLSSYSDGSAFSGIGPYELRKEVRDLGFLPVQGKGFDKVLEETEKVILPNMLRTWSVKYMPHLHSPALTESICSELIIACFNDSMDSWDQGPAATELEVSMIRGLEGLYGFPPETADGCFTSGGSQSNISAILAARDWYCMEKFGWDVKKKGLPPEFGKLRLYASDVSHFTMEKACHILGMGYEAVRKVPVDSKCRMDLGAFAEMLEEDVRAGLFPFCAVATLGTTDFGSIDDARGMRALCDRYGMHLHADAAYGSGLIMSRKYRERISAVSLCDSVTVDFHKMFLLPISCSALLMKDGERLKCFELHADYLNREEDEEEGYINLVGKSMQTTRRFDALKVFMAFQTRGEEGYGRLIDTAVENAAYFYRRISGDPDFIAPVEPEISSVVFALDRGDGVNKGIRRRLMDEGTVIGQTVMDGRVMLKFTLLNPNLDHATIDSIIARIKEIGTSLS